One part of the Procambarus clarkii isolate CNS0578487 chromosome 41, FALCON_Pclarkii_2.0, whole genome shotgun sequence genome encodes these proteins:
- the LOC138373158 gene encoding antifreeze protein Maxi-like, translating into MNGLEKFERHQLCKPQQLPNSGTYLLLDALGERKRVQPFLSRSESAPRISACESRTKPTVPRGPFLSLSSTSATVVASTSTVVAATSTVAAATSATVVASTSATVVASTSATVVDSTSATVVATTAVTTTNDSVTATIASITTTNVSVAATTAIFAATIASVTTTNASVAATTGTVATTTASTATKTASVAATTAILAAAITSVTTTTATAAATTASVAATTATVATTTASTATKTASTALATSTASTATKTGHVATTTAIAAATVAATTVTAAATTATVATTTASLAATTATVVTAPVWLRLLPLVIFLTREMLTPLLLLLLGL; encoded by the exons ATGAATGGCCTAGAAAAGTTCGAACGTCATCAATT ATGCAagccacaacagttacctaactctggtacctatttactgctagatgcattaggtgaaaggaaacgtgtccaaccatttctgtcccgctcggAAAGTGCACCCAGAATCTCCGCTTGTGAGTCACGAACAAAGCCAACTGTGCCGCGAGGCCCTTTTTTAAGTTTAAGTTCAAcatctgctactgttgttgcttcaacatctactgttgttgctgcaacatctactgttgctgctgcaacatctgctactgttgttgcttcaacatctgctactgttgttgcttcaACATCTGCTACAGTTGTTGATTCGAcatctgctactgttgttgctacaACTGCTGTTACTACTACAAATGATTCTGTTACTGCTACAATTGCTTCTATTACTACTACAAATGTTTCTGTTGCTGCTACAACTGCTATTTTTGCTGCTACAATTGCTTCTGTTACAACTACaaatgcttctgttgctgctacaACTGGTACTGTTGCAACTACAACTGCTTCTACTGCTACTAaaactgcttctgttgctgctacaACTGCTATTTTGGCTGCTGCAATTACTTCTGTTACTACTacaactgctactgctgctgctacaactgcttctgttgctgctacaACTGCTACTGTTGCAACTACAACTGCTTCTACTGCTACTAAAACTGCTTCAACTGCTCTTGCAACTTCAACTGCTTCTACTGCTACTAAAACTGGTCATGTTGCTACTACaactgctattgctgctgctactgttgctgctacaactgttactgctgctgctacaacTGCTACTGTCGCAACTACAACTGCTTCTCTTGCTGCTACAACTGCTACCGTTGTTACTGCTCCAGTGTGGCTGCGGTTACTTCCGCTAGTAATATTCCTAACGAGGGAGATGCTGACCCCACTCCTTCTCTTGCTCCTGGGCCTGTGA
- the LOC138373157 gene encoding fap1 adhesin-like, which translates to MSATATDAAAAAAETVTVAAAPAAAETVTATVAAAPAAAETVTATVAAAPAAAETVTATVAAAPAAAETVTATVAAARAVINNQLTSGGNNLSISGGNNQSTSGGNNQLSSGGNNQPLTATIYQSLAATINQPLAATIGQPLAATISQPLAATISQSLAATISQPMAATISQPLAATISQSLAATISQPLATTISQTLPATISQPLAATISQPLAATVNLWWQQSVNLWWQQSINLWRQQSINLWRQQSTSDGNNLSTSGGNNQSTSGGNNQSTSGGNNQSTSGGNNQSTSGGNNQSTSGGNNQPLAATISQPLAATISQPLAATINQPLAATISQPLAATINQPLAATISQPLVATISQPLAATINQPLAATISQPLAATISQPLAATINQPLAATISQPLAATINQPLAATICQPLAATISQPLAATINQPLAATICQPLAATISQPLAATISQPLAATISQPLAATICQLLAATINQRIIQRCW; encoded by the exons ATGTCAGCAACAGCAACGGACgctgcagcagcagctgcagaAACAGTAACAGTCGCAGCAGCTCCAGCAGCTGCAGAAACAGTAACAGCAACAGTCGCAGCAGCTCCAGCAGCTGCAGAAACAGTAACAGCAACAGTCGCAGCAGCTCCAGCAGCTGCAGAAACAGTAACAGCAACAGTCGCAGCAGCTCCAGCAGCTGCAGAAACAGTAACAGCAACAGTCGCAGCAGCTAGGGCAGTAAT CAACAATCAATTAACCTCTGGTGGCAACAATCTATCAATCTCTGGCGGCAACAATCAGTCAACCTCTGGTGGCAACAATCAGCTATCctctggcggcaacaatcaaccTCTGACGGCAACAATCTATCAATctctggcggcaacaatcaaccAACCTCTGGCGGCAACAATCGGTCAACCTCTGGCGGCAACAATCAGTCAACCTCTGGCGGCAACAATCAGTCAATCTCTGGCGGCAACAATCAGTCAACCTATGGCGGCAACAATCAGTCAACCTCTGGCGGCAACAATCAGTCAATCTCTGGCGGCAACAATCAGTCAACCTCTGgcgacaacaatcagtcaaactcTGCCGGCAACAATCAGTCAACCTCTGGCGGCAACAATCAGTCAACCTCTGGCGGCAACAGTCAACCTCTGGTGGCAACAATCAGTCAACCTTTggtggcaacaatcaatcaacctctggcggcaacaatcaatcaacctctggcggcaacaatcaaccTCTGACGGCAacaatctatcaacctctggcggcaacaatcaatcaacctCTGGCGGCAACAATCAGTCAACCTCTGGCGGCAACAATCAGTCAACctctggcggcaacaatcaatcaacctCTGGCGGCAACAATCAGTCAACctctggcggcaacaatcaaccTCTGGCGGCAACAATCAGTCAACCTCTGGCGGCAACAATCAGTCAACctctggcggcaacaatcaatcaacctCTGGCGGCAACAATCAGTCAACctctggcggcaacaatcaatcaacctCTGGCGGCAACAATCAGTCAACCTCTGGTGGCAACAATCAGTCAACctctggcggcaacaatcaatcaacctCTGGCGGCAACAATCAGTCAACCTCTGGCGGCAACAATCAGTCAACctctggcggcaacaatcaatcaacctCTGGCGGCAACAATCAGTCAACctctggcggcaacaatcaatcaacctCTGGCGGCAACAATCTGTCAACCTCTGGCGGCAACAATCAGTCAACctctggcggcaacaatcaatcaacctCTGGCGGCAACAATCTGTCAACCTCTGGCGGCAACAATCAGTCAACCTCTGGCGGCAACAATCAGTCAACCTCTGGCGGCAACAATCAGTCAACCTCTGGCGGCAACAATCTGTCAACTTCTGGCGGCAACAATTAATCAAAGAATAATTCAAAGGTGTTGGTga